ATGAACTcaaaaagaacagggaaaaatGATACAGAAAAAGAACATGGATTCATTACAGCTAATATAGAAACAACTAAATTAGTTTTGACctcaaaatgcttatttttctattattataaTGAGAGTCTGGGATTACATGAATATTGCAAAATGAAAACCCTGAGCCAGGGACTGTTCTCCAACCTGGAGATATATGGCAATGCACATACCACTTCTGCATAGCTCACTCTCCTCTTCAGGATTTGTTGAGAGCACCAAAATGATTTCAGGTCTACCTGGAATGGAATTGTGTCTCATGGAAATCCTATCTTGGGTGTCCCTGTAGTTTTCACCTGGATTTTTCATATGAAGGAAAAATATCAGAGGAGAAATTGCAGCAGCTAGGgaaagaggaatgcagaaacaTCCAGTATCTGCTCAACACTGCCTGGAGCTACTTGAAGAGCATGCAACATTGTTCTCAACATGCTGCAGGGAACCTCTCTGGCACTGATTGCTGCTAATGCCCAAGCCACTGGAGGCCTTGACCCATACAGAGCTCCAGGGTGTGGAGACTGCTGTAGAGGTCTTGGGCTGTGGCTGGAGTGGTCTCTCTTGTGTGACACATATTTCAGACAAGGTACTGAGTCACGAGGTGAAGCAACTTGAGGAACAGGTGAACAGACCATGCATCATCAGGAGAAATGAAGGGGAAATTGACAGGGTCTTTGCAGAAAATCCATGGAGACAAGACTTTGAAGCACACAAGGCAAGGAAGGTGTAACAACTGGAAGCCATGGTGAAACATACAGTGGATGGTTTGAAATGGCACCAGACTATGGGAAGTATCTGATACAAACAAAGGCAGAAATGTTATTCAAAGAAGTTATGAGTCTGgaagaacagactgaaaatatcctcatgaagttcaagaaaaGCAAATGTCAAGCCCTGCATCTTGgatcaaaaaaccccaatgcaATGGGACAGGTTGAGGTCTCACTGGCTAGGAGagagctttgcagaaaagcatCTGTGGGGTGGACAtactgaatatgagtcagcagcaTGCCTTTGCAGAAAAGGTCAGCTACATTGTGGGCTGAGCTAGCAGCAGTGAAGCCACCATGGCAACTGAAGGGATTCTTCCCCTTCACTCATCACTTGTGAGATCCAATCTAGAGTGTGGTGTACATTTTTCTGCTCCCCAGAACAAGGAAGATACTCACATACTTgtgtgagtccagaggagggccaccaAGAAGGTTAGGGAGCTGGTGCACAAGATGTACAAGGGAAGAAtaagaaagctgtttttttcaggattaaaagaggaaaagaatcaGGGAGATCTTGTTTGTATCCACAACTGATAGAAAAACATAGAGAATACAGATCCCTACTCTTCTTGCAGGTGCACAGGGGAAGGATGAGAGGCAAGGGACACAGGTTGGAATGTGCAAGATTTCTACTTGACTTAAGGAAACAAATTTTTCATGATGAGGGTGGTTAAACATAGCAACAGGGGCCCTGAGAGGTGATCCATGCTCAGAGATATCCAAATCTCTGCTGGAGAATGCTCTGAAAAACTTAACTCAAATTGGACTtcctctgagcaggaggttggactacagACGTCCAGAGGTCTGCCATAACCTAAAGGGTTGCCCAGCCTGTGGGTGTATAGAGATTGCAACTGTTGATTTGTAGGATTCTGTAATACACAAGCTAGTATACCTATGATGaataaaggaaatatatatatatatatttataaagctATTACAAATTATTATCAGCAATCAGTAGTATAGAAGCAATCAGTAATAGCAACAATCAATAATAGCAGCaacaatatatataatattacaGATTACTACAAGTTTATCACTAATAAACTTACCAATAACTGCTGATATGCTTATGATTGATTAcgtatatgtgcatgtatatgtatgttCATAATCTTACCAGTACTGAGTGCATCAAACCAATCTCAGAACGGGGCCAAACTATCCCAGAAGGAAGGACAAACTGAACTGACCCCAGAAGGGGGCCcaataaaataacagagagagTGTCATTTCAAAGATGATCCTAGTCATGGAGTTTTGAGTCAGCTAGGTGTCCCCAGTGATATTCAAATTACTTTTCTAGGAGTTCTCATAGAAAGTTTGTGCAGAGATTTTGACCTGTTTAGGGGTAGGAAAGGGAAAAGTACATGCAGCATGGGAAGTTCTCAGGAGAGAAAGTTCCCATTTGGgtaaaaaataagtaatttgtaTATTACAGACATATAATGGGGTGTAGGACACTTTGAGCAGTCAATGGATGCTGTTAATTTCTATTTCTCATCTGGAACAGCAAATAGATGATTATAATTTATACTCTCTCagactaatttttatttttccagactcTTTTCCAGTTCTTGCAGTTAGAACAGCCAATGGCAGTTACTGATTCTTACTTTCTCAGgatgttttcccatttttccagactatttttcaccttttcagaTGGTAAGTTGCTGTTAAAGCTCCTTGGTTTTGTGCTTATTGGTGGTATCTCAGGATGTCTCCAGCTTCTAGGTACCCAGCTGTACTTCAAAGAAGTCACCTTCACTTCTCAAGTATGCTTTGGGTTCAGAAGTGTAGTTCCCAGGCTCACAGTTCCCAGGCTGGCAGATATTTTCTCTGTCAGAATCTTTCCCCTTACAACCAGGACACCTTTATGGCTGCTCACATCAAGATGCCTTCCCACCtgcatgattctgtgattttaaacaaggaaagaagagaaacatATGGAAATGTTTCAGGAATGACTCTTATGATCTGCTTCAAAGTCTATTTCAGCACGTGGAAAGACAGTCCTCAAAAAGGTTTGTTGTTGTGTTTTACCCTCCAGTGACTATAACAGATGTCTGACTGACTGCGACAAATGTTACAGCCTGCATTGCAGATAAATATAATCTTATCATGGAGTATGCCACTGTCTGATGAAGGATCTTTTCAATTTAGTATATTaataaaagagagggagagaaacataAAGAGTTGTAAAACCTGACCGATGACCATTAACAAAgacaaaagtcagaaaaaaaaaaaaaggtcagtcaCTCTAATTGATGACCTGTCAAGAAACTATGGGCAATTGAGACTTTGCAGCTGGTACTGATGCAAACCTGAGGGTCCAGAACTTTGGATGGAGTCAATGGGACTGTGCCAGTTGATGAAGCAATGTGTAGGGAAATGGGAGCAGGGAGGAACAAAGAAGGTGAAGACATAAAGAGGCATAAAAGAGGTTGGTCAACTGTAAACCAGGGCCATTCAGTGACTGGCTGGGCCCTGTGCCTGATTACTAAGTTCCAGCTATTGGGGGGACAAGTGTGAGTGGACTGGGTGCCAGCTACTGGATTCAGACTGGGGGTGTGGGCACCCTGTGGCCTGTGGTGTCAGCAACTGGAGACAGTGAGTCCCAGGGCCAGCTACCAGAGCCAGCAGAGTCTCAGCCTCCAGCCATTGTGGCAGGAGCCGTGTGTGTCCCTAAAACCAGCTACTGGGGAAGACTGGTGTGAGTGAGGTGAGTGAGGGTCTCAGTGCTGGTGGCAGAAGTGGGACCTCAGGTCACAACGTTTGTTCTTGGTGCTGGCTGCTGCGAGGGGTGAGTGTTTGTATCTTCCCCAAACCAAGTATGCATGAGGTGTGCATGTGTATTCACCAGTAAACTTCAATCTGGACCAGCTGGCAAGTAAGAGGCACCAGGTCTGGGTGAGGATATCAGGCAGGCAGAGAGTCCATGCTCATGCCTTGGGGTTTCTGAAAGTGTGGGGTGCCTGTATGACAAGTGTGTGAGTGCTGCACATTTGACGCATCAATCTGGACCAGCCAGTGAGTAGGGGACCCATAGGGTGAGTCAGATGGCTAGAATCTGAGCTGGGGTGCCAGGTGGCCAGAGAGGCTGTGCCAGTGCTTGGGGTATCTGCAAACATGTGTACTTGTGTAGTGGGTTGACCTTTCCtggacaccaagtgcccaccaaaccattctatcactccccctccacAGCAGGACAGGGGTCAGAAGATAAGATGGAAATGAACTCGCAGGtcaagataaaagcagtttaataaagaaaaagcaaagaacatgcatggaagcaaaagaaaagaaaatatttgttctctaCTTttcatcagcaggtgatgtccagccacttcctgggaaatAGGGCTTCAGTATGTGTagtggttgctccagaagacaaaccATGATAATGAatgcccccctgcccccaaccccacctccctgccttttCTCTTAACTTTTATTGatgagcagatgtcatatggtttggaatatccttttggtcactttgtgtcagctgtcctggccatgtcCTCTCCCATGAtcttgcccatccccagcctactGACCTTTGGGCATGAGGGGAAGAATGTTGGAGAGACaaccttgatgctgtgccagaactgctcagcagtagccaaaacactggtgtgttatcaacacctttctagctaccagtacaaaacacagcactatgagggctgctatgggaAAAGTTGACTCCATCTGAGCCAGTCCAATACAGTCCTTTTTGGTACCCAATGTGGGGCATGAGGAATTCCAGATAAGGATAGTAAGTGGGAGAGGTAATGGGCAAAACATGGACTGAACACAGctagagagagaagagaggaatgaTTGTGGGGAATTTTGTTTGTTGTAATTGTGGTGAAGGGATGAGGTGTGGATTGTGTGTAAATTGTCCATTTTTGTTGGTGTTGTGAttatgttattttgattttgatgTAGGGAATTCTTTTTGTTAATGTAAGGGAAGTTTTTGGAGATTGTATGATGAATGagtattttaatgataattcttaaatatgtgattcacagaAGCGAGGAGTGGAATGTAtttggtttgcatggcaaggttttggtagcagtgagggctacaggggtgacttctgtaagaagctgctagaagcttcccccatgtccagtAGTCCCAATGCCAgacagctccaagacagacccactgctggccaaagctgagcccatcagtgacagtggtagcacctctgatataacatatttaagaaagggaaaaagttgCTGTGTAACAGTAGCcggaagagaggagtgagaatatgcgagagaaacaactctgcagacaccaaggtcagtgaaggaacAGGAGGAcatgctccaggtgccagagcagagattcccctgcagcttgTGGTGAAgatcatggtgaggcaggctgtccctctgcagcccatggaggtccatggtggagcagatatctactctgcagcctgtggaggaacccatgccagagcagttGGATGTACCCAAAGGAGGTTGTGACCATGTGAAGAGGGGCCTGTGCTGGaccaggtttgctggcaggacttgcgACCCCATgtgggacccacactggagaagtctgttcctgaaggactgcactccatggaaaggacccacactggagtggttcatgaagaactgcagtccATGGGAAGGATCCACATTGGAAAagtttgtagaggactgtctcccatgggagggaccccacgaTGGATCTGGGGAAGTGTGTGAGGAGGACGGAGTGGCAGAAAAGAgtaatgaactgaccacaatccccattCCATGTACCCCTATGCCACTTGGGGGAGGATGTAGAGAAATTCAGGAGTGCAGTTGAgcccaggaggaagggaggggtggggggaaggtgttttaagattttatttctcattatcctactctggtTTCGTTGGTAAtaagtgaaattaatttccctgagttgTCTGtgttgcctgtgatggtaattgctgagtgatctctctgtgtctttattttgacccatgagcctttcataattttctccctctgttGAGCTGAGGAGGGGATTGACAGAGCAGCTGGGTGGACACCTCtcatccagccaaggtcaacccaccacagtccaTTTttgtgggagacatcggcctgtcagccttgcacagcccgtgagaagcagcaaggctttgatgagaaacagaccttgggagaaagataagagactgctgagttgtgccgaggtggcagggaaaaacaccGGACAGCTGCAACacgagctgtgggaaagtgctgaactgtgagaagttactgctgcgtgaacagcgcgtgaacgagagggtgattggtctgcacagcacatGATAGAGTGGTCTTACGCTGATAGGAGCAAACGTTGATAACagtctaattgctgatttgttaattaTGAAGAGCTTtaatgagagcataagtatgtactattagaaaaataaacggctttgcttgatataactctcatagagttgtgcaagtccgaTATCCTCCCACAGCAGTCTTCCACAGCGAAAATGTAGGCCTTCTCTACCTTTTCCTCTCACCCAAGTGTAGTGACTTTCTTCTATGGCTCTGCCACTGCTGTGTAGTTAAAACCCAGGCCTAAAAAGGATTTTGATCTGAAATGTCAGGCAGCTACATCTAGAGCACTAGTCAAAACTGAGGGTCCACAAACTGCATTTGCAGGGTGGATCTACCCAATCAAAACTATGCAATTGTGTCTGATTTGCTTTCCAAAAAGCCCTGACTTCTTgatgagaaaatggaaataataattttaatgttCTGCTACCTTCCCCTAGCTCCTCTGATTCCCAAAAACCAGTCATAACAATAATGTGGAAAACATGGTAAACAAATCCGCTGTGCTGCAGATTAGGATGGGAATAATCAGGTGTTAACTTAGGTTTCtacaataaaaatgtaagtatCTGGGCCAATTACTTTAGCCTCCATTTATAGTCAAAGGGGAGAAACAGTCCAATTTAAAACATGATTAATCTCATCTACCCGAGGATGATCTTAAACACCCTGTAGAAGACCTCGCCATTGAGCATAAAAAAACCACAGACAAATATCTCAAAACCAGGTGTCTACATTTTAGATATCTGAAGGCAGGTAAATGAACTCAGTCTTCAAAAGAAATCATAAAAGCATCATTTCTTAGTTCTGAGAATATTAAGAAACCTTTAGAAAAGATAGAGGTGGTATTCATAATTCATATCTTCAGCAGTTAAAAAGTAGGTTAGTTCCCTCAGCAATAATAAGTGCATTTCAAGGAAGCTCAGAGGAATTAATATGAATGAATTTACTTAAGTTattcttttgtttgtctttaatcTGGAATTCAAAAGCTAGAGCATTAGGAAATTTGTGTTGCGATATGTCTGTAGTCCTGAATTTATGTGAGGATATGAAATTATAAATCTCACGAAAGTCATGATTTGAACATTTACAACAATTTTTCCGTGGAGCATTTAAGAACAGTCAGTGGTAGGCTTTTATGTTACAAATGTATGGTTATTTATCTGTATGTTAGGTCAGTCACATTCCTGGAAATAAATTGGAAATAAGTTGGAAATAAATTTCAACTCAGTTATGTAATTTTGGCCCTGAAGTCATGCTTCTGAGGACTGTCAAAACCATGAGACTTGCAGCAGAGATAGCCATGGTACAGATTTCTTGTTTCTAAGAAATATTAAGAGCATAGCTATTTGGTATTTGCATATTGAAGTCCTGCAAGATAAGCTATTTAAATtagctttttccttcttcactgatcttcAAGAGCTAGTGaactacaaaataaattttttattctcGCCCATGGGAATTGATTGTTCACTGTGTGATGGGTTTGAAACTAGTTCTAAATTTTAATGTGGGAAAAGCATCAATAGCAACTACATCCTGAGTTCTCCTGCTGGTCTACAACACATATGTACTCGATTGCTTCTGGGATAATTTTTTCTGACAGTGAAGCTGGAACAATTTAGTGTTCATATTAGTTCAAGAACTGTTCTTTCTGGCAGAATGAATGGGACCTCACTAGTTTTCACTCTGTGTTTTTGGCACAGCCTTCCATCCCTGTTCCGGCAGGATTTATATCCCCAAGTGCATGTGGACTGTATCGCTCCTCCTAGAGCTTCCCCTTTAAAATTTGGTGAGAAATCATAAATATGATAAGCCTATGTGAGAACTCTGTCATTAATTTGAGTGCATTATGAAGTAATAATAATTACTTCAAAGACAGCTCTTGCTATTCCAGTAGGACATCTGGGTTTATACAGAAGTGTACTCCAGGTTATCTAAAACTGGAGAGACCAGAAGGGATGTCTGTGAGTCCAACTAATGTACATACACCATGCTTAGCAACCAACCTGTGAGCAACAACTATCCCTTGTTGCTCCAATCAGCACTAGCGAGTCTCAGTGGGCAGTATATAGTGCTGGGGAAAAACATCTCTCCTGTTTCACTGGGAAGGATGTTCAGAGCAGAATGCTCTTCTGGAGACCCCAtcatttagtttttctttcttgctcttgTTCCACCAACCTCCTCACAAGGTAACTTCAGAATACATGATGCCATCATCTGTGGATCTCACATGTAAATCCTTGTGCATGCAAAGACTGTCTTTAACATCCCTTTAATCCTTCTCATGTTGTGTAGTCTAGCCATGAATTACAAGATACTTTGGACCAACTGACCTTGGGAACAGCAATCATCCCCTGAAGCAGATGACTTCGATAAAGGAGAAATTACCTTTGTAATATTCAAATGCTGCTACTAATGTATTGATGCTGTTGGAACTTGAAGTGATTAGTCCATGAAAAGATATCTCCTAtaaacagttggggtttttttcttgttctacaGGGTAAAAACTGTAGCTGAGAGATTGAAGACAGTAGTAAATGTGCAAACTTCAAAGGCAACactatgaaagaagaaaagtcagGCAAAAAAAGAGATGACATTATATGCAGAAGACTGCCTGATTTTCTTTAGTAAAACCTTTATAATCTGTTcagaaaatcttttcaaaatctgGATAATTTCTAAATTTTACTCATCCATTTGCCTGTTCAATCAATCAATTGCATTTTGATTGCCAGTTTGCCTGCTTGTTTGCAACCTCATCAACTACTGAGCCATAAACTGAAGAGAGAATAGTTCTACTGGGTACCAAAGAGGGATGATTCCCATGAACCTCAGTGAAGTGAGCGAATTCACACTCCTGGGTTTTTCTGAAGTGTCTCACTTGCATCATTTGCTCTTTGTAGCCTTATTATCTCTTTATATCCTCACCCTGATGGCTAACACAGTGATTGCTCTGATAATAAACTGTGATAACACCCTTCACAACCCCATGTATTTCTTCCTCACTCAGCTGTCCTGTTTGGATATCTGCTATTTGTCAGTCATTGTCCCAAAGATGCTTGAGAATCTAATGGTAGGAACAATAGGTATTTCCAGGACAGGATGTgcaatgcaaatgttttttttccttttctttggagTTGCAGAATGTTTTCTCTTGGCTGCCATGTCATTTGACCGTTATGTGGCAATATGCTACCCCTTGCATTACACTATCATTATGAACAGTAGAGTCTGCAAAGGACTGGTTGCTGGAACTTACATTTGCGGGACTGCTGTAGGCTTAGTGCACACCATCATAACATTCAGCTTACCATTCTGTGGTCTTGCCATCAACCACTTCTTCTGTGAGATTCAACCCCTCTTGGAGCTGCTTTGTGGTAACACTTCACCAAGTGAAATTCAAGTCATTGTGGTGGCTGTCTTTGCTATTGTGGGTCCCTTCTTACTGATCATTTATTCATATATTCACATAATTTCCACAATTCTTAAGATATCATCAACTGAAAGCCAGCAGAAGGCATTTTCCACTTGTTCCTCACACCTTTTAGTTGTGACTCTTTTCTACGGTACAGCAAGCTCCATGTATTTGCGGCCAAAATCCAGCTACTCTGCATCTGTTGATAAGTTGCTCTCACTTTCTTATTCTGTGGTGACTCCTTTATTGAATCCTATTATCTATTGTTTGAGGAATAAGGAGGTAAAAGGAGCTCTCAGAAAAAGATGGAGGAATCTTAATTTTGTGTGGAAATGACATAGAATATTTCTATTGTTTCAGGTGGGTTTAGTGGTATTTTCTGCTGTAAATTcttgttcagaaaaaataatttccaaataattcCCAAGAACATTTCAGCttttgggaagagagagaagagtggAGATTTTCAACTGTAAGAGACAGTGTTAGCAGAGTTATGTTAGGATTTTGAAAGGatacttcagaaattattaaataaataaacctttttttttttcttttccatttctatttgtCATAAACtttaaaatcatgttttacaTGTTTCTCACTTTTTGAACAGAAGAGTGATGTTCAGGAATCTGATTTTACTGAAGGAACTAAGGATAAGTTTTCATCAAATTGCATTAATTTCCTGAAAATGTTTAGTAAATTTATTTGGGGAAATGAGAAGACATAATTCAAGTTATAATAAAGAGTCCAGGAAATTACTGATTACCAATTATGAGTTCTGAGATTGttatggattaaaaaaagtgTGTAAAATTGCATCCCCAGAGATCTTTGTTTAATTTCAGtcattgttttaaatattctAGAGCAAGTGTAgacttaatttttatatatgaagAACAGTCTATGACATGTAGAATTTGGATCAAAATCTCTCATTACTTTCATGtatgttttctgtctttaataTTTCTATTACAGATTGTTGTGATGGTTTTATCAGGACATATTTGACTTTATTAACTAAAGAGCTTTTCACTCCATAACTGAAAAGATAGGATTCACATGCCTATTTTAATTGTATAAAAGTCACTTGTCTAAGTCTGGGATAATAAATCTAATATTTCCTTGGAAAAGGAGGCAAGTAGCTTCCTccagaaataaatttttcctacATATCGTAGGTATCTCTTTCAGAAGATGAGCCATCTTCTGAAACTACCAATTTGGAGTCTGTAGAGGTGAGATTCATTAGCCTAAGAATGAGTTTTTAATTTCATCTCGTATGTCTTaagtaatcacagaatcatctaggttggaaaagaccttgaagatcatctagtccaaccattaacctaatgttgacagttcccaactacaccagatccctcagcgctatgtcgaccctactcttaaacacctccagggatggggactccaccacctccctgggcagcccattccaacgcccaacaacccattctgcaaagaaatgcttcctaatatccagtctaaaccttccttgatgcaatttgaggccattacatcttgtcctatcgcttgttacttggctcaagagactcatccccagctctctgcaacctccttccagggagttgtagagggtgatgaggtctcccctcagccttctcttctccagactaaacccccccagttccctcagctgttcctcgtaagacctgtgctccagaccctgcaccagctccgttgcccttctctggacacgcacgagtcattcaatgtcctttttgtagtgaggggcccaaaactgaacacagtaatcgaggtgcaacctcaccagtgccaagtacaagggtaagatcccttccctgtccctgctggccacgctattgctgatacaagccaggataccattggccttcttggcaacctgggcacactgctggctcatgttcagctggctgtcaatcaacacccccaggtccctctctgactggcagctctccagccactcctccccaagcctgtagcgctgctgggggttgttgtggcccaagtgcagcacccggcatttggcaTTATTGAAAttcctccagttggcctcagcccattgctccagcctgtccagatctctctgcagagcctccctaccctcgagcagatcaacactcccacccaacttggtgtcatctgcaaactgactgaaggtgcactcaatcccctcgtctagatcatcaataaagatattaaacaggagtggccccaaaacccagccctgggggacaccacttgtgaccggccaccaaccggatttaactccgttcccca
This window of the Strix uralensis isolate ZFMK-TIS-50842 chromosome 22, bStrUra1, whole genome shotgun sequence genome carries:
- the LOC141953242 gene encoding olfactory receptor 10C1-like: MIPMNLSEVSEFTLLGFSEVSHLHHLLFVALLSLYILTLMANTVIALIINCDNTLHNPMYFFLTQLSCLDICYLSVIVPKMLENLMVGTIGISRTGCAMQMFFFLFFGVAECFLLAAMSFDRYVAICYPLHYTIIMNSRVCKGLVAGTYICGTAVGLVHTIITFSLPFCGLAINHFFCEIQPLLELLCGNTSPSEIQVIVVAVFAIVGPFLLIIYSYIHIISTILKISSTESQQKAFSTCSSHLLVVTLFYGTASSMYLRPKSSYSASVDKLLSLSYSVVTPLLNPIIYCLRNKEVKGALRKRWRNLNFVWK